The Coffea arabica cultivar ET-39 chromosome 4e, Coffea Arabica ET-39 HiFi, whole genome shotgun sequence genome includes a window with the following:
- the LOC113740986 gene encoding uncharacterized protein isoform X2 codes for MISRLIQIIVILLKHWRMGGKPLEIVFPEGCCKPIKYAAQLASGIGYVVRHLSSLKDIRTYDDIPNEKKQNLYGGLMGWFDFKDWETDPNVEKYVDDMLQNSYRQWRNTMHIDYKMLKATGKDPLTSCPYDWIEQDEWKSMCDWFKDPIFKKKSEANTKNRAMLPYPHTGGSKSNHVRAQEMVPPSAIDAWTAAHIKKDGQFVNNTAKSLDDELKEERRQCIENGEIVNEVKIMENVLGKRAGRAKGLGMGVIPPQSSRKPESSANRALFEELKQCKEKIQCYEERIQAQDTQIQNLVQSQQGIQEMLQEFLVWKQKQCGGSS; via the exons ATGATATccagattaattcaaataatagTAATCCTACTCAAGCATTGGCGAATG GGAGGCAAGCCATTGGAAATTGTCTTTCCTGAAGGATGTTGCAAACCAATCAAGTATGCTGCTCAACTTGCTAGTGGTATAGGTTATGTTGTAAGGCACCTCTCTTCACTGAAGGACATACGCACATATGATGACATACCAAATGAGAAAAAACAGAACCTATATGGTGGCTTGATG GGATGGTTTGACTTCAAAGATTGGGAAACTGATCCTAATGTGGAAAAGtatgtggatgacatgcttCAGAATAGCTATAGGCAGTGGAGGAATACTATGCACATAGATTATAAGATGTTGAAGGCAACTGGAAAAGATCCACTTACCTCATGTCCTTATGACTGGATTGAGCAAGATGAGTGGAAaagtatgtgtgattggttcaAAGATCCTATATTCAAG AAAAAATCAGAAGCCAATACAAAGAACCGTGCCATGTTACCCTATCCGCACACTGGCGGTTCAAAATCAAATCATGTTCGAGCACAAGAGATG GTTCCACCAAGTGCAATTGATGCCTGGACTGCTGCTCACATAAAAAAGGATGGCCAATTTGTGAATAATACTGCAAAATCTCTCGAT GATGAGTTAAAAGAAGAGAGAAGACAATGCATCGAGAATGGAGAAATTGTCAATGAAGTTAAAATTATGGAAAATGTCCTAGGAAAGAGGGCTGGTCGTGCCAAAGGGTTGGGTATGGGGGTCATACCACCCCAATCTTCTCGCAAACCCGAATCTTCAGCTAATAGAGCACTATTTGAAGAACTAAAACAGTGCAAGGAGAAGATTCAATGCTATGAGGAGCGAATTCAAGCACAAGATACCCAAATCCAAAATCTTGTACAAAGCCAGCAAGGGATACAGGAAATGCTGCAAGAATTCCTCGTTTGGAAACAGAAGCAGTGTGGAGGTTCTTCCTAG
- the LOC113740986 gene encoding uncharacterized protein isoform X1, whose product MAPSGKRLKRNCPPNTNLQSEQPPTSNSTLEHQSATTGDDIQINSNNSNPTQALANEQRKQKKGRGPTTGKVIEKMIRANGGKPLEIVFPEGCCKPIKYAAQLASGIGYVVRHLSSLKDIRTYDDIPNEKKQNLYGGLMGWFDFKDWETDPNVEKYVDDMLQNSYRQWRNTMHIDYKMLKATGKDPLTSCPYDWIEQDEWKSMCDWFKDPIFKKKSEANTKNRAMLPYPHTGGSKSNHVRAQEMVPPSAIDAWTAAHIKKDGQFVNNTAKSLDDELKEERRQCIENGEIVNEVKIMENVLGKRAGRAKGLGMGVIPPQSSRKPESSANRALFEELKQCKEKIQCYEERIQAQDTQIQNLVQSQQGIQEMLQEFLVWKQKQCGGSS is encoded by the exons ATGGCACCTTCCGGGAAACGGTTGAAGAGAAACTGCCCACCCAATACCAACTTGCAATCTGAACAACCAccaacttcaaactcaactTTGGAGCATCAATCAGCTACCACAGGTGATGATATccagattaattcaaataatagTAATCCTACTCAAGCATTGGCGAATG aacaaagaaagcaaaaaaaaggCAGGGGCCCAACCACGGGAAAAGTTATCGAGAAGATGATACGAGCTAAT GGAGGCAAGCCATTGGAAATTGTCTTTCCTGAAGGATGTTGCAAACCAATCAAGTATGCTGCTCAACTTGCTAGTGGTATAGGTTATGTTGTAAGGCACCTCTCTTCACTGAAGGACATACGCACATATGATGACATACCAAATGAGAAAAAACAGAACCTATATGGTGGCTTGATG GGATGGTTTGACTTCAAAGATTGGGAAACTGATCCTAATGTGGAAAAGtatgtggatgacatgcttCAGAATAGCTATAGGCAGTGGAGGAATACTATGCACATAGATTATAAGATGTTGAAGGCAACTGGAAAAGATCCACTTACCTCATGTCCTTATGACTGGATTGAGCAAGATGAGTGGAAaagtatgtgtgattggttcaAAGATCCTATATTCAAG AAAAAATCAGAAGCCAATACAAAGAACCGTGCCATGTTACCCTATCCGCACACTGGCGGTTCAAAATCAAATCATGTTCGAGCACAAGAGATG GTTCCACCAAGTGCAATTGATGCCTGGACTGCTGCTCACATAAAAAAGGATGGCCAATTTGTGAATAATACTGCAAAATCTCTCGAT GATGAGTTAAAAGAAGAGAGAAGACAATGCATCGAGAATGGAGAAATTGTCAATGAAGTTAAAATTATGGAAAATGTCCTAGGAAAGAGGGCTGGTCGTGCCAAAGGGTTGGGTATGGGGGTCATACCACCCCAATCTTCTCGCAAACCCGAATCTTCAGCTAATAGAGCACTATTTGAAGAACTAAAACAGTGCAAGGAGAAGATTCAATGCTATGAGGAGCGAATTCAAGCACAAGATACCCAAATCCAAAATCTTGTACAAAGCCAGCAAGGGATACAGGAAATGCTGCAAGAATTCCTCGTTTGGAAACAGAAGCAGTGTGGAGGTTCTTCCTAG